One region of Arthrobacter sp. StoSoilB22 genomic DNA includes:
- the nadD gene encoding nicotinate-nucleotide adenylyltransferase — MGGTFDPIHHGHLVAASEVAAKFGLDEVVFVPTGQPWQKSHKLVSRPEHRYLMTVIATASNPRFTVSRVDVDRPGPTFTIDTLRDLRAERPDADLFFITGADALAQILSWKDVDELWSLAHFVGVTRPGHELHDMGRDDVSLLEVPAMAISSTDCRTRVGAGNPVWYLVPDGVVQYIAKYGLYAAPPIEADLTPALSGSDDQARTE, encoded by the coding sequence ATGGGTGGAACGTTCGATCCCATTCATCACGGCCACCTTGTTGCTGCCAGTGAAGTGGCAGCGAAGTTCGGCCTGGATGAAGTGGTCTTCGTACCCACAGGCCAGCCGTGGCAGAAGTCCCACAAGCTGGTCAGCAGGCCTGAGCACCGCTACCTGATGACGGTCATCGCTACAGCCTCCAATCCCCGGTTCACTGTAAGCCGGGTGGATGTTGACCGTCCGGGGCCTACTTTTACCATTGATACCCTCCGCGATCTCCGTGCAGAGCGTCCTGACGCCGACCTTTTCTTCATCACCGGCGCAGACGCTTTGGCTCAGATCCTTTCGTGGAAGGACGTGGACGAGTTGTGGTCCTTGGCCCACTTCGTTGGCGTTACCCGTCCAGGGCATGAACTGCACGACATGGGCAGGGATGACGTCAGCTTGTTGGAAGTTCCTGCCATGGCAATCTCCTCCACGGATTGCAGGACCCGCGTGGGTGCAGGGAATCCGGTTTGGTACCTCGTGCCTGACGGAGTGGTGCAATACATCGCAAAGTATGGACTGTACGCGGCGCCACCCATCGAAGCAGATCTGACACCCGCACTGTCCGGATCAGACGACCAAGCACGTACTGAATGA
- a CDS encoding methyltransferase has protein sequence MHESEKLNVTAMDVEALLGRLSRLPDVEADNLQAFDATDRLLLETATDLVGPDSKVVVIGDRYGALTLGALAGLAVGHVRVNQDLFSGRLALERNAVSAGLEGRFTGHELSRELLDDADVVLLQLPKSLAELEEIADAVARFAAPDAVLLAGGRVKHMSLGMNAVLERYFASVQPQLARQKSRVLVAREPKAAPNDHPFPVVESLPELGITVCAHGAAFSGARLDIGTRYLLTFMDRIPAARQAVDLGCGTGILATMYALRHPDALVVATDQSAAAVASAKATAKANGLGERVAVIHDDAMSTLEPGSADLILLNPPFHLGASVHAGAALKMFQAAARVLAPGGELWTVYNSHLQYRAALERHIGPTVEEGRNPKFTVTRSRKS, from the coding sequence ATGCATGAAAGCGAGAAACTCAACGTGACGGCAATGGATGTTGAAGCGCTCTTGGGCAGGTTGAGTAGGCTTCCTGACGTCGAGGCGGACAACCTTCAGGCTTTTGATGCCACAGACAGGCTCCTGCTGGAGACGGCTACAGATCTGGTTGGCCCCGACTCCAAGGTGGTTGTCATTGGCGACCGCTACGGCGCCCTGACGTTGGGCGCCCTGGCAGGACTCGCCGTCGGGCATGTACGCGTAAACCAGGATCTGTTCTCCGGAAGGCTGGCGCTGGAACGCAACGCAGTTTCTGCCGGCTTGGAGGGTCGCTTCACCGGACACGAGCTGAGCCGGGAGCTATTGGACGACGCCGACGTAGTGCTTTTGCAGTTGCCTAAGTCGCTGGCTGAGTTGGAGGAAATCGCCGACGCCGTAGCCAGGTTTGCTGCCCCGGATGCGGTCCTGCTCGCCGGAGGTCGCGTCAAGCACATGTCGCTCGGCATGAATGCAGTCCTGGAACGGTACTTCGCATCAGTCCAGCCGCAACTTGCCCGGCAAAAGTCCCGGGTTCTGGTGGCGCGTGAGCCCAAAGCAGCGCCGAATGATCACCCTTTTCCGGTGGTGGAGTCCCTTCCGGAATTGGGGATTACGGTTTGTGCGCATGGCGCTGCTTTCTCCGGCGCACGCCTGGACATTGGCACGCGCTACTTGCTGACCTTCATGGACCGTATACCGGCTGCCCGGCAGGCTGTTGACCTCGGTTGCGGGACCGGTATCCTCGCCACGATGTACGCACTTCGCCATCCGGATGCCCTTGTGGTCGCCACCGACCAATCCGCTGCGGCCGTCGCTTCAGCAAAGGCAACAGCGAAGGCCAACGGACTGGGGGAGCGGGTGGCAGTGATCCACGATGACGCCATGTCCACCCTTGAACCAGGCAGCGCGGACCTCATCCTGCTGAACCCGCCGTTCCACTTGGGCGCCAGTGTTCACGCCGGCGCAGCTCTGAAAATGTTCCAGGCTGCTGCGCGGGTTCTCGCCCCTGGTGGAGAGCTGTGGACCGTCTACAACAGCCATCTGCAGTACCGCGCGGCACTTGAACGGCATATCGGGCCGACGGTGGAGGAAGGCCGGAATCCAAAATTCACGGTAACGCGGAGTCGGAAGTCTTAA
- the rsfS gene encoding ribosome silencing factor — protein sequence MSAHEQSITLARHAARAAAEKLAEDIVALDVSERLALTDVFLIASAPTERQVNAIVDGIEEELMKQDLRPVRREGRSEGRWVLLDYADIVIHVQHSEDRVFYALERLWKDCPVVDLELGDDASAKAVTAEDSGH from the coding sequence GTGTCTGCACATGAACAATCCATCACACTCGCTCGTCACGCTGCGCGTGCCGCGGCTGAGAAGCTTGCCGAGGACATCGTCGCATTGGATGTCAGCGAGCGTTTGGCGCTCACTGACGTTTTCCTGATTGCGTCGGCTCCCACCGAGCGTCAGGTCAACGCCATTGTTGACGGTATTGAGGAAGAACTGATGAAGCAGGACCTTCGTCCTGTACGCCGCGAGGGCCGGTCCGAAGGTCGTTGGGTCCTCTTGGACTATGCCGACATCGTGATCCACGTCCAGCACTCCGAGGACCGGGTGTTCTACGCCTTGGAGCGGCTCTGGAAGGACTGCCCTGTGGTGGACCTCGAATTGGGCGATGACGCTTCTGCCAAGGCTGTTACCGCGGAGGATTCCGGGCACTAG
- the rpmA gene encoding 50S ribosomal protein L27: protein MAHKKGASSTRNGRDSNAQYLGVKRFGGQVVSAGEIIVRQRGTHFHPGAGVGRGGDDTLFALQAGAVEFGTRRGRRVVNIVAAAAAE from the coding sequence ATGGCACACAAAAAAGGCGCGAGTTCCACTCGCAACGGTCGTGACTCCAACGCTCAGTACCTGGGCGTCAAGCGTTTCGGTGGTCAGGTAGTTTCCGCTGGCGAGATCATCGTTCGCCAGCGTGGAACCCACTTCCACCCGGGTGCAGGCGTCGGTCGCGGTGGCGACGACACCCTGTTCGCACTGCAGGCCGGTGCGGTTGAGTTTGGTACTCGCCGCGGCCGTCGCGTAGTGAACATCGTTGCTGCTGCAGCTGCAGAGTAA
- a CDS encoding ScbR family autoregulator-binding transcription factor: MQQRAKDTRLSVIEGAARVFAEIGYGNASLTDITKRAGVTRGALYFHFTSKRELALAVIEEQHAIVQAAGSEIAASEAPALDRLIGLCRMFGQQLLDEPVVQGGIRLTFEASAFDADVSGPYQDWINTAEQLLRQAATDGTVRADLDAAAFARYLVASFTGVQMVSEVLTSREDVLLRIEQMWEFMLPALQPTSSN, encoded by the coding sequence ATGCAACAACGTGCGAAAGACACCAGGCTTTCCGTCATTGAAGGTGCCGCCCGGGTTTTCGCGGAAATCGGTTACGGCAACGCAAGCCTGACCGACATCACCAAGCGCGCCGGCGTCACCAGGGGTGCGCTCTACTTCCACTTCACCTCGAAGCGGGAGTTGGCATTGGCTGTCATCGAGGAACAGCACGCAATCGTTCAGGCGGCAGGATCTGAAATAGCAGCCTCGGAAGCCCCCGCCTTAGACAGGCTCATAGGCCTCTGCAGGATGTTCGGGCAACAACTCCTGGACGAACCCGTGGTCCAAGGCGGCATACGACTGACTTTCGAAGCCTCCGCGTTCGACGCTGACGTCTCGGGCCCCTACCAGGATTGGATCAACACAGCGGAGCAGCTGCTGCGACAGGCAGCCACGGACGGCACCGTCCGTGCCGACCTGGATGCCGCCGCCTTTGCCAGATATCTGGTTGCATCCTTCACTGGAGTTCAGATGGTTTCCGAGGTCCTTACATCACGTGAAGACGTCCTGCTGAGGATCGAACAGATGTGGGAGTTCATGCTGCCGGCTCTACAGCCAACCAGTTCCAACTAG
- the obgE gene encoding GTPase ObgE, with product MASFVDRVVLHVSGGTGGHGCVSVKREKFKPLGGPDGGNGGNGGDVILRVSAQTTTLLDYHHAPHRHATNGGPGMGDWRGGKNGETLILPVPDGTVVKTKDGEVLADLVGEGTEYIAAAGGQGGLGNASLSSQKRRAPGFALLGIEGESSDIVLELKSIADIALVGFPSAGKSSLIAAMSAARPKIADYPFTTLIPNLGVVQAGDVRFTIADVPGLIEGASEGKGLGHNFLRHVERCAALVHVLDCGTLESDRDPLSDLAIIEAELEKYAVDMSYAGVDGEVVPLNERPKLVVLNKVDLPDGKDMAEFVRPDLEARGYRVFEVSATSHEGLRQLGFAMAEIVQAARNAVQTAPPKVAPPVLRPRAVNESGFKIRREEKNLEPLFRVLGEKPVRWVKQTDFTNEEAIGYLADRLAKLGVETELFKVGAKPGDTVVIGEDDGVVFDWEPTMMAGAELLATPRGTDIRVADIGDRPTRSQKRDEQIERREAKAAARAELEAERKAGIWTESVSGRRAQAVKESHLDSGDDD from the coding sequence GTGGCGAGCTTTGTAGACCGGGTAGTCCTGCACGTATCCGGCGGAACCGGCGGCCACGGCTGTGTCTCTGTCAAGCGTGAGAAGTTCAAGCCCCTCGGCGGCCCTGACGGCGGCAACGGCGGCAACGGTGGCGATGTCATCCTTCGCGTCTCCGCCCAGACCACAACGCTGCTCGACTACCACCACGCTCCCCACCGCCACGCCACCAACGGCGGCCCAGGCATGGGTGACTGGCGAGGCGGCAAGAACGGTGAAACCCTGATTCTTCCCGTGCCCGATGGCACCGTGGTCAAGACCAAGGACGGCGAAGTCCTGGCTGACCTCGTTGGCGAGGGCACTGAGTACATTGCGGCCGCTGGTGGCCAAGGCGGCCTCGGCAACGCATCCCTTTCATCGCAGAAGCGCCGGGCGCCGGGCTTTGCCCTGCTGGGCATCGAAGGTGAATCCAGCGACATCGTCCTGGAACTGAAGTCCATCGCAGACATCGCCTTGGTCGGTTTCCCCTCTGCCGGTAAGTCGAGCCTCATTGCGGCCATGTCTGCTGCCCGGCCCAAGATTGCCGACTATCCCTTCACCACCCTCATTCCCAACCTTGGTGTGGTGCAGGCCGGCGACGTGCGCTTCACCATCGCCGATGTTCCCGGCCTGATCGAAGGCGCCAGCGAAGGCAAGGGCTTGGGCCATAACTTCCTGCGGCACGTAGAGCGCTGCGCTGCGCTGGTTCACGTCCTTGATTGCGGAACCCTTGAATCAGACCGTGATCCCCTTTCCGACCTCGCCATCATCGAAGCCGAACTCGAGAAGTACGCGGTAGACATGAGCTATGCCGGCGTTGACGGTGAAGTGGTGCCACTGAATGAGCGCCCCAAGTTGGTAGTCCTCAACAAGGTGGATCTTCCTGACGGCAAGGATATGGCCGAGTTCGTCCGTCCGGACCTTGAAGCCCGCGGATACCGAGTTTTTGAAGTCTCGGCAACAAGCCACGAAGGTTTGCGTCAGCTCGGCTTTGCCATGGCTGAGATCGTCCAAGCAGCACGTAACGCCGTGCAGACCGCGCCTCCCAAGGTGGCACCTCCCGTCCTGCGTCCGCGCGCCGTCAACGAGTCCGGATTCAAAATCCGCCGCGAGGAGAAGAACCTCGAGCCCCTGTTCCGCGTATTGGGTGAAAAGCCTGTGCGCTGGGTCAAGCAGACTGACTTCACCAACGAGGAAGCCATTGGCTACCTTGCCGATCGTCTTGCCAAGCTTGGTGTGGAAACTGAGCTGTTCAAGGTTGGCGCCAAGCCCGGCGACACCGTGGTCATCGGTGAAGACGATGGCGTGGTGTTCGACTGGGAGCCCACCATGATGGCCGGCGCTGAACTCCTTGCAACGCCCCGCGGGACTGACATCCGCGTCGCGGACATCGGTGACCGTCCCACACGTTCACAGAAGCGCGATGAGCAGATCGAGCGCCGTGAGGCCAAGGCTGCCGCGAGGGCCGAGCTCGAAGCGGAGCGCAAGGCTGGTATCTGGACCGAATCCGTCAGTGGTCGGCGCGCGCAGGCAGTGAAGGAAAGTCACCTGGATTCCGGTGATGACGACTAG
- a CDS encoding cupin domain-containing protein: MSVNVVTNLEVKSHNSPDETRRPNKTVLDLVTVGEYTIGRMTFEPGWTWADCVKPVVGTDSCELSHVGFCVSGNLEVETTDGGKINISAGDSYSIPPGHNARVVGDQPFQGVEFVSGAEFARPAE; this comes from the coding sequence ATGAGTGTCAATGTTGTCACGAACCTTGAAGTAAAGTCCCACAACTCTCCCGACGAAACGAGGCGACCCAACAAGACGGTGCTGGACCTCGTCACCGTGGGCGAATACACAATCGGCCGGATGACCTTCGAACCAGGCTGGACGTGGGCCGACTGCGTCAAACCTGTAGTGGGCACCGACTCGTGCGAATTGAGCCACGTAGGATTCTGCGTTTCCGGCAACTTGGAAGTAGAAACCACCGACGGCGGCAAGATCAACATTTCAGCCGGTGATTCCTACAGCATCCCGCCGGGTCATAACGCCCGCGTGGTGGGCGACCAACCGTTCCAAGGCGTCGAGTTTGTCAGCGGCGCCGAATTCGCGCGCCCCGCCGAGTAA
- the proB gene encoding glutamate 5-kinase, whose amino-acid sequence MTTRTVDAPDTAEGLERQALANAKRIVVKVGSSSLTSIKGGISEKSLTGLVNALADKRNAGTEIILVSSGAIAAGLAPLGLAKRPKDLATQQAAASVGQGLLMARYTQAFSAHGVTVSQVLLTADDLMRRTQHTNAFRALDRLLNLGVVPVVNENDTVATHEIRFGDNDRLAALVAHLVRADALVLLSDVDALYDGPPSQGAQRIPLVRGPRDLEDVTIGKAGKAGVGTGGMMTKVEAASIAAGSGIHALVTSTANAAAALSGGDVGTWFSVNGNRKPVRLLWLAHLATVQGRLMLDDGAVKAVRDRHRSLLPAGISDISGDFEAGDPIEMVAHDGTVVARGLVNYSSDELPRMLGRTTQELGQAMGRGYDREVVHVDDLVLLRASRSSKLGA is encoded by the coding sequence ATGACGACTAGGACTGTCGACGCTCCGGACACAGCAGAAGGCCTTGAACGTCAAGCCCTCGCCAACGCCAAGCGAATTGTTGTCAAAGTGGGGTCATCCTCGCTGACCAGCATCAAGGGTGGCATCTCCGAGAAGTCCCTCACCGGGCTGGTAAATGCTCTTGCTGACAAGCGCAATGCAGGCACGGAGATCATCCTGGTGTCCTCGGGTGCCATCGCCGCCGGTCTTGCCCCCTTGGGTTTGGCCAAGCGGCCTAAAGACCTGGCCACGCAGCAGGCTGCCGCGAGTGTTGGGCAGGGCCTCCTGATGGCACGGTACACGCAGGCGTTCAGCGCCCACGGCGTGACCGTCAGTCAGGTTCTGCTGACTGCCGATGACCTCATGCGCCGAACGCAGCACACCAATGCATTCCGGGCGCTGGACAGATTGTTGAACCTCGGCGTGGTGCCGGTAGTCAATGAGAACGACACCGTGGCCACCCATGAGATCCGCTTCGGCGACAACGATCGCCTGGCTGCCTTGGTGGCGCACCTGGTTCGCGCCGACGCGCTCGTGCTGCTCTCCGACGTCGACGCCCTCTACGACGGCCCGCCTTCCCAAGGCGCCCAACGCATTCCGCTGGTCCGAGGTCCGCGGGACCTTGAGGATGTGACCATCGGCAAGGCAGGCAAAGCCGGCGTAGGAACCGGCGGCATGATGACCAAAGTGGAAGCTGCGTCCATTGCTGCCGGCTCGGGCATCCATGCCTTGGTCACGTCCACGGCCAACGCTGCGGCAGCCTTGTCCGGCGGGGATGTGGGAACCTGGTTCTCCGTGAATGGCAATCGCAAGCCGGTCCGCCTCCTCTGGTTGGCGCACCTGGCCACGGTCCAGGGCCGGTTGATGCTCGACGACGGCGCAGTGAAAGCCGTGCGCGACCGGCACAGGTCACTCCTTCCCGCAGGCATTTCGGACATCAGCGGTGACTTCGAAGCCGGCGACCCCATTGAGATGGTTGCCCACGACGGAACGGTGGTGGCGCGCGGCTTGGTGAATTACTCTTCCGATGAACTCCCGCGCATGTTGGGCCGCACCACCCAGGAGCTGGGCCAAGCCATGGGCCGCGGCTATGACCGCGAAGTTGTTCATGTTGATGATCTGGTGCTCCTGAGGGCATCGCGCTCATCTAAACTTGGAGCATGA
- a CDS encoding glutamate-5-semialdehyde dehydrogenase yields MTEALTPDAPVISDVSGTPGQTPENPAAGGAPLSPEDVQAAVHAIADRSRKAARRMGQANRAWKDRALRAIGAALVENRKHVLEANAKDVAVGRANGTSAALLDRLTLTPARIDGLVAALENLAGLPDPVGNVVRGQTLPNGLRLRQVNVPMGVVAAIYEARPNVTVDIAGLALKSGNAVILRGGSAAANTNEALVRILREALDSVGLPADAVQTVDQYGREGANVLMRARGRVDVLIPRGGRDLIQTVVTNSSVPVIETGEGNVHIFIDESAGEEMAVEILLNAKTQRPSVCNTVETLLVHSGSTVLPAVAKALRSAGVTLHVDDRIAAALGKDVETVPADDEDWATEYMDLDLAVAMVDSLDEAVNHIRTWTTGHTEAILTNNLANAEKFIADIDSAAVIVNASTRFTDGGELGLGAEVGISTQKLHARGPMGLTELTTTKWIVQGEGQIRG; encoded by the coding sequence ATGACTGAAGCGCTGACCCCTGACGCCCCTGTGATCTCTGATGTTTCCGGTACCCCCGGCCAGACGCCGGAGAACCCTGCAGCAGGCGGCGCGCCGTTGTCACCGGAAGATGTCCAGGCTGCCGTTCACGCCATAGCGGACCGCTCCCGTAAGGCTGCCCGCCGTATGGGACAGGCAAACCGCGCATGGAAAGACCGCGCGCTGCGCGCCATCGGAGCTGCCTTAGTGGAGAACCGGAAGCATGTATTGGAAGCCAATGCCAAGGATGTCGCCGTAGGCCGGGCAAACGGCACCTCAGCAGCACTCCTGGACCGTTTGACCTTGACCCCCGCCCGTATTGACGGCTTGGTGGCTGCTTTGGAAAACCTGGCCGGATTGCCCGATCCTGTGGGCAACGTGGTCCGGGGCCAGACACTTCCCAATGGACTGCGCCTGCGCCAAGTAAACGTCCCCATGGGTGTTGTGGCCGCCATTTATGAGGCCCGGCCGAACGTCACAGTAGATATTGCCGGCCTTGCATTGAAGAGCGGCAACGCTGTGATCCTTCGTGGAGGTTCCGCCGCGGCCAACACCAACGAGGCACTTGTCCGGATTCTTCGCGAAGCGTTGGATTCCGTTGGCCTGCCCGCTGACGCGGTGCAGACCGTGGACCAGTACGGCCGCGAAGGAGCCAACGTGCTGATGCGAGCCCGCGGCCGTGTGGATGTCCTCATTCCCCGCGGTGGGCGCGATCTCATCCAAACGGTGGTGACCAACTCTTCCGTGCCTGTCATTGAAACCGGCGAAGGGAATGTCCATATCTTCATCGACGAGTCCGCGGGTGAAGAGATGGCCGTAGAGATCCTCCTCAACGCCAAAACTCAGAGGCCCAGCGTCTGCAACACCGTGGAGACCCTGCTGGTGCATTCCGGGTCCACGGTTCTGCCTGCCGTTGCCAAAGCCTTGCGTTCGGCCGGTGTCACCCTCCACGTGGATGATCGGATCGCTGCTGCTTTGGGCAAGGACGTGGAAACCGTTCCTGCCGACGACGAGGACTGGGCCACCGAGTACATGGATCTCGATCTGGCCGTCGCTATGGTGGACAGCTTGGATGAAGCAGTCAACCACATCCGTACCTGGACCACCGGACACACTGAAGCGATCCTCACCAACAACCTGGCAAACGCTGAGAAGTTCATCGCGGACATAGATTCCGCAGCTGTGATCGTCAATGCCTCCACCCGGTTCACTGACGGCGGCGAGCTAGGCCTCGGAGCCGAGGTGGGTATTTCCACCCAGAAGTTGCACGCCCGGGGTCCCATGGGCCTCACGGAGCTGACCACCACCAAGTGGATCGTCCAGGGCGAGGGCCAGATCCGCGGCTAG